The Dehalobacter sp. DCM sequence GACTTGAAGAGCATTCGAAAGATCAGCACCGGAAAGGAGTACGCACACAAGCTTTGTGTATATCTTAACTTTCTGCATGGGCAGGGAATATCGTTTGAGGATGCCGTAACAGATGATGTTATGGCATTTTTAATGCGGCTTATGGGTAGGAGCTATGAGGACGGAGGCGTTATTCGGCTGCGGGCCCCATTGTCATACAGCACCCTCAGCAAGTATGTCACTGTCATCACCGAATTCTACAAATGGCTCGAACAGACCGGTATGCATCATGTTGAGTTTCAGACAATGGACAATGCGAAGAGGGCCCAAAAATCGTTTCTCTATGGCCAGATCAGTTCTTATGAGTACAAATACATTATTGACCGACACATGTTAAGGCTGACCGCGAAACGGGAGTACATCAAATGGTATACGGATGATGAAGTGGTGACCATCTGCTCCTGTTTTCTGACATTACGCGATCTGGCTATATTTTTGGTCACGCTGGAAGGCTTCAGGATAGACGAAGTACTAAGCATGCAGCTTGAAGATTATGATTCTCAAGCTGGCCGTATCAGTCCGAGCCGGTCAAAAGGTAAACCGGACGCATCTTCGGGAGATTTCAAGCACCGCACTGTCTTTCTTCCGCAATCAACACGTGATGTGCTGGACCGCTATCTTTTGACAGAGAGGTCCCAGGCGGAAACACAATCCGGCCTGCTCAGTCAGACTATCTTTATCAATCTGAAAGCCGGGTGCAGCCAGGGTACTCCCCTTGCATACCGCAATTACTGGGAGATTTTGAAAAAGTGTGCGGCACGGGCGGGTCTTGACAGCAAAAAAATCCGTACCCACAGCGGACGCAGCACGAAAGTCATGCAATTTCTGGAGCATCAGGCGGCGCATCCGGAGAACAACATTTCCGATGCGATGATTTCGGAGCACTTTGGCTGGAAGAGCCTGGATTCTATCGAGCCATACCGCAATTACAACAATCCGATTATCGCCAAGGCGGTGTTTGATAAGCTTCAAAAGGCAAAGGAGGGGCAAAGATGAACTCCTCATTTACAGCATTGGAAGAATCACTGTGCTCTAGAAGCAGCCTACAGCCGGTACTGGATTCTGTCGGAGTATCGGAAATGATCCGGGCTATGGAAAATGCCCCGCCAAATTTGCTCACGGCATACTTTCAGGAGAAAGCAGCAGAATTTACTGTCAGGCGCGAGAACGTTACGAGTTTTAAGCTGCTCCAGGCCGCATTTACAGACAAAAAGCAGGCAAGCAGGTTTTATGGGACACCCATCGCTGATGTAGTTAAAACAATTGCTGACATCGAGTTTGAGAAGCAAAAATCACTTTTCAGGAGGGAAAACCGCCAACAATTGAGTGTCCATAACGATATATGGCAGCTGTTTTATCTAACCGGACCCAATTTGAGGAGCAACAGCTACGATTTCAGCAAGATCCATTGCGTCTCGCTGCGCTTGGAACTGAAATACTTTATGCTGTGGTACCTTCAAGGCCGTAGCGACTATCGGACCCCGGTTCTTGCTGCAGTAATCAAGGGAGTCAATTTCCTCAGCAGCAATAACCCAGGCATCCACTATTTCGCGGATATATCCGATGTGGATGCCCGTCAACTCTACAACTATCTGGAAAACGACTGCTTATCCAAGCACGGCGGCAGACTGTCCGTCAAGTCCGTTGCCAACACCATGCGTGCCTGCGGCCAAATCATAGACTACCTTTGCGGAGACATGCGTGATCCGAGCCTCCGGACACCGATACCGACGGGGAATCCATTTGCAAAGTACCGCTTTTTCAATCTGGACAACATGTCCAGAAATACTGAGATAATCCCCGACCCAGTAGCGGCGGCGATTGAAAAGCATAGTCACGAGTTAAGCGATACACACCGGGTTCTATACAGCATTTTTATCAATACCGGGCTGAGATTGTCGGAAGTCGTACTGCTGAAAGAGGACTGTCTGGCACCATCACGTTTTGAGGGGCTGATGCTCCTGCGCTATGTGCCGCACAAAACATTAAGCGCCCGGCGCAAGCGCGGCATCGGCGATACCTGTGAAATGCTGATCCCTGCTTTTCTGTCAAGAGAAATCACCCGTCAGATTAAGAGAACCCAAAGCCTGCGGGAGGAATATGGTGAGCCGTATATCTTCATTGTGAAAAATGGGAGCCAGCGTCCTTCGCTTCCCTGCGGTGACGGGTTTTGCGATGCGGTAAACAGGCTGATTGCGAAGCACTGCATTACTGATGAAAATGACCACCTCTGGAAGCTGACCACAAGGCAGTTCCGAAAAACCATTGCCGTCATGCTGGTCGAAAGCGGAGCATCCATGACGGAGCTTGCCTACTGGCTGAGCCATCTCTCACGCAAAACCTCAATGAAGTATTACGCCGAGGTTCGAAAGAAGCGGCTTGCTGAAATGAACACTTCCTTTTTTAGAGAAAAATTTGATCTTCTGCTTAACAACGAGCAGCTTGATCAATTCAGCGAAGAACAGCGGCGGCTCTTGTTTGTGGACTTCCGCCTTGAACAGCGCAGGGTTGAATTGGGATTCTGTATGCGCGTTTTTGCCGATGGAGAATGCCGGGAGCGCAGCCGTACGCTAAGCTGTGTAAACTGCAAAAATCTTTGTACAGGCAAACCGTATCTACAGTACTGGATAGCCCTGCGGGATTCCCAGCGCAAGCTCGTGGACGGGCTTGTTGAGTCCTACCGGGAGATGGGGATTGCGGATTACCAGTCATACCGGCAGTATCAGCAGGAAAAAGCGCTGCTTGATTCCTACTCGGATACCGTGACAAAAATCGAGGCAGCTTTTGGAGGTGGTTTGTATGCCAAGTAATGCTGCGGTGCAGGAAAACTTTCAGGAAGATCGTAAAGTGGAATACCGCGCCTTTGTTGCCAGTATTTCAGGCAGCGATTGCTTTGGTGACGACATATGGCACTGCGACAGGCTCAAAAAGCATCCGGCTGACAGATCCTGTGTGCTCCACTTTGTGAATGTCCCGGAACAATTTAAGGAAGCAGCCAAATACTTCATTGTGCTGAAACTGCTTGGAGGCATGCGAGTATCATCAGCCCGGCAGCACGTGATCCGGCTGATATGGTTCCTGCAGTTTCTAGAATTGCAGGGTGAAGAAGATGCTCTGTATTGTTGCACGCCGTCCTTTGTCGCTGGATTTAAAGCATATCTGGATGGGAATTGTACAAAGGAACAGGTAAAAAACGGCATATGGCAAGTCATCAAGAACTTTTTTGATGTCATGCAGGGATGGGAAGGCCGGAAGCTATACAATCATTTCGCCGGAAACCCATTCGTTCAGCCTTTACACTATGACGAAAAGCTGATTCCTCCTTTTGTTGAACGCCAGCTTGACCGGTTATTTCTAATGCCGGAAATACAGCTTCATATTCGGGTCGCGTATTGGATTATGAGGCTTTTTCCCACGCGGGTCAGCGAGGTCTGCGCAATGGAGCCGGACTGCGTCAAGCAGTTTGACGGGCATTTTATTCTGTTCCTCCCCTCATGGAAGCAAAACGGCGGCTACAACCTGGCAGAGATGCGCAGCCTCCACATTGAGTATGAGGGGATTGGGAAATATCTGATAGACCTTTTACATGAGCAGCAGGAAGCGCAGCGTGCCCTATCGCCTTATCTGCCGGAAAATCAGCGGGGACTGCTGCTGGCCTACAAGAAAGCCTGGTACAGATACGGAAAATGGGCCGAAACAGTTGTCCGGAAGCACAATGTCCTGACAGCTACCCCTAACCATATCAACGTGTTCTTCAAACGATACTGCGAAATGTATGATGTCCGTGATGAAAACGGAACCCTATATGTTCTGAAAAGCCACATGCTCAGACACAACGGCATTACAGACCGGCTGGCAGAAGGCTTTACCATAGAGCAGATCGCCCACATGACAGGCCAC is a genomic window containing:
- a CDS encoding site-specific integrase; the encoded protein is MNSSFTALEESLCSRSSLQPVLDSVGVSEMIRAMENAPPNLLTAYFQEKAAEFTVRRENVTSFKLLQAAFTDKKQASRFYGTPIADVVKTIADIEFEKQKSLFRRENRQQLSVHNDIWQLFYLTGPNLRSNSYDFSKIHCVSLRLELKYFMLWYLQGRSDYRTPVLAAVIKGVNFLSSNNPGIHYFADISDVDARQLYNYLENDCLSKHGGRLSVKSVANTMRACGQIIDYLCGDMRDPSLRTPIPTGNPFAKYRFFNLDNMSRNTEIIPDPVAAAIEKHSHELSDTHRVLYSIFINTGLRLSEVVLLKEDCLAPSRFEGLMLLRYVPHKTLSARRKRGIGDTCEMLIPAFLSREITRQIKRTQSLREEYGEPYIFIVKNGSQRPSLPCGDGFCDAVNRLIAKHCITDENDHLWKLTTRQFRKTIAVMLVESGASMTELAYWLSHLSRKTSMKYYAEVRKKRLAEMNTSFFREKFDLLLNNEQLDQFSEEQRRLLFVDFRLEQRRVELGFCMRVFADGECRERSRTLSCVNCKNLCTGKPYLQYWIALRDSQRKLVDGLVESYREMGIADYQSYRQYQQEKALLDSYSDTVTKIEAAFGGGLYAK
- a CDS encoding tyrosine-type recombinase/integrase; this translates as MEKEQRVFKVMRALMPAPSGGERELWLITRHGIPFYQINEWLDLKSIRKISTGKEYAHKLCVYLNFLHGQGISFEDAVTDDVMAFLMRLMGRSYEDGGVIRLRAPLSYSTLSKYVTVITEFYKWLEQTGMHHVEFQTMDNAKRAQKSFLYGQISSYEYKYIIDRHMLRLTAKREYIKWYTDDEVVTICSCFLTLRDLAIFLVTLEGFRIDEVLSMQLEDYDSQAGRISPSRSKGKPDASSGDFKHRTVFLPQSTRDVLDRYLLTERSQAETQSGLLSQTIFINLKAGCSQGTPLAYRNYWEILKKCAARAGLDSKKIRTHSGRSTKVMQFLEHQAAHPENNISDAMISEHFGWKSLDSIEPYRNYNNPIIAKAVFDKLQKAKEGQR
- a CDS encoding site-specific integrase, translated to MPSNAAVQENFQEDRKVEYRAFVASISGSDCFGDDIWHCDRLKKHPADRSCVLHFVNVPEQFKEAAKYFIVLKLLGGMRVSSARQHVIRLIWFLQFLELQGEEDALYCCTPSFVAGFKAYLDGNCTKEQVKNGIWQVIKNFFDVMQGWEGRKLYNHFAGNPFVQPLHYDEKLIPPFVERQLDRLFLMPEIQLHIRVAYWIMRLFPTRVSEVCAMEPDCVKQFDGHFILFLPSWKQNGGYNLAEMRSLHIEYEGIGKYLIDLLHEQQEAQRALSPYLPENQRGLLLAYKKAWYRYGKWAETVVRKHNVLTATPNHINVFFKRYCEMYDVRDENGTLYVLKSHMLRHNGITDRLAEGFTIEQIAHMTGHKNDQMILKSYNHLDLRPEVLTEKQRLVLGESDESSPVMFHGRILSMNPQTEARLLENLRAHRVRGGICSDITGCKCDMQACLNCRYFIPEIEQIPFFEEQAEAWRIKAVRFKAFPIIQKNAAANAVLYQEVVNKMKTYLEVTGDEKNS